The nucleotide window TGGAGATATGGGGTTGCAGTGCGTCCAGTGCGTACGGCAGCTGTGGCAGGGTAATAGCCATGGCGTTTCCTTAGACATTCATGAACCTTCAAGTCTAACGCATTTTCTGCCGTAGACCAGTCTTACTGCGCTTTCCCGAATATGCGCATGAAACCTATCCACAGAGATTTTTCATTTGTCAAACCGGCCTATTTCCGTGCCTAAACGGGGAACTCATCAGGCCAAGCATTAAGAAAACAACGTAAGTATTTGATTTATATTTATAAATTTAAATATCAATAAGTGTGCAATAAATAGCCAATCAACCGCAAACAGGCATAAACCATGCGGATTGACAAGCTTATCCACAGAATTATCCACAGAATCTGTGGATACCCTCTGGAAAGCCTTGCTGTGCGCCATTTTCCCTCGATTAAACCAGGCCCGATGCGGCAGTCTGACCCTGCAAACCTGATCAGCACAGGTAGAATATGGCATCGCCATCGTGCGGCATACGCCTTAAAAAGGAACTGGATCTTGCTGGACATCATCGACGCGGCCGGCTGGCCTATCTGGCTGCTGATCATTACCTCGATCATCACGCTGGCCCTGATCATCGAGCGCGCCCTGGCCCTGCGCAGCAGCCTGGTCATGCCCAGCGGCCTGCCCGAACAAGTGCTGGAACTCATGCGCCGCCAGCAAGACGACCCCGAAGCCATTCTGCGCCTGGCCCGCGGCAGCGCCATGGGGCGCATCCTGGCCGAGGTCGCCGCCCAACGCCATCAGGACGAGTCCTGGCGCCAGGACGCCATCGAGTCTGTCGGGCGCGATGTTTCCTGGCGCCTGAACCGCTACCTGGCCGGCCTGGCCACGATCTCTGTCATCGCCCCGCTGCTGGGTCTGTTTGGCACTGTGGTCGGCATGATTGAAATCTTCGGCGCTTACGACCCGACAGGCGGCGACCCGGCCTTACTGGCCCACGGGATCTCCATTGCCCTGTACAACACCGGTTTTGGGATTCTGATCGCGATCCCAGCCCTGGCCTTTCATCGCTACTTTCGTTCGCGGGTGGAATATTATCTGCACACCATGGAACGCGAGGCCAGCACCCTGAACCGATTGATCAACCGCCGCGCCCAGCCATGAATTTCCACCATCGCCGCACCCACGACGAACCCGAGATCAACCTGATTCCGCTGATCGACGTGCTGCTGGTCATTCTGATTTTTCTGGCTGCCTCCACCTCGTTCAACCGTGTCCGGCAACTGACTGTGGCCTTGCCCCAGGCGCAGGCCGAAGCCTCCGACACCAGCCCGGCCCTGGAACTCACCATCAGCCGAGACGGCCAATACGCGCTGGACGGTCGCTTCTTGTCGGCCACCGATCAGGCCATCCTGACGAACGCCCTGCAACAGGCCGCCGCCCAGCAGCCCGATAGCGCCTTGCGCATCAACGCAGACGGCCAGACCCCTCACGCCGCCGTCGTCCTGGCCCTGGAATCCGCCCGTCAGGCGGGCCTCGCCCGGGTTTACTTCCTGACCGAAGCAGGTCCATGAGCAAGCCCCACGCGGCAGCGGGCCGCCGCTGGCTGGAGGACTGGCTGCAGACCATCTGGCGCAGCCAAGGGCCGGTCAGCACCCTCTTGTTGCCACTGGCCCGGCTTTACGGGGCCGTGTCCCGCCAACGCATGGCGCAACAAGCACGCCACGCCTGGCGAGCGCCCGTGCCCGTTATCGTGATCGGCAATATCCTGGTGGGCGGCACCGGCAAAACCCCCGTGACCCAGGCCGTGTGCCAGGCCTTGCTGGCACACGGCCACCATCCGGGGCTCATCAGCCGGGGCTATGGCAGCCGCATCGGGACCGAACCGCATCTCAGCGACAGCCACCAGGACAGCAACTGGCTGGGCGATGAGCCCGCCTTGCTGCATGCCGCCACCGGTGCCCCGGTAGCGGTCCACCCCCAGCGGGCCTTGGCGGCCCGCGCCCTGCTGGCGGCCCACCCCGAGATCGACGTCCTGATCGCCGACGACGGCCTACAGCACCGGGCGCTGGCACGGGATCTGGAAATCATCGTGCAAGACAGCCGCGGCATCGGCAATGGCCGACTACTGCCTGCAGGACCTTTGCGCGAACTCCCTGCCCGGCTGACGCAGGCCAACTGGCTGATTACCCACCTGGCCCCCCACGAAGCCAACGCCAGCCTTGGCTCTCAGCCCGCTGGCGTTGCACAAATCACCATGCGCCTGCAGCCCGATTACCTGATTCAGGTCAGCACTCAGACTCGCCTGAGCTGGCCCGACTGGCAGGCGCGCTTTGGCCACGAGATCTGCCATGCCGCCGCCGGTATTGGCCAGCCCCAGCGGTTTTTCCAGATGCTGCGTCATGCAGGCCTGACTCTGGGTCAAACCCTGGCATCACCGGACCACCAAGCCCCAGATCCGGCACAACTGCGCGCCCTCCCCCCCGGCCCCATCCTGATCACCGCCAAAGACGCCGTCAAGTACACCGATCCGGATGATCATCGCCTCTGGACCGTCTACCCCACCCCCCGGTTTTCAGACCCCAACTGGCTGGACGCATTGGTCCGGCAAATTTAGCCGCACAATGTCGACAGCAGGCATTACACTATTTACTTTGTCATCCGTCCTACATCCCTCTGCCCCATGGAAAACCGCTTGCTGCAGATTCTCGTGTGCCCCATCTGCAAAGGCGCCTTGCGCCACGACCGCGAGGCCCAGGAACTCATTTGCTCCCCTGACCGCTTGGCCTTCCCTGTGCGCGATGGCGTGCCCGTGATGCTGCCCTCCGAGGCCCGCACACTGGACCAGCCCCCCCCCACAGGCATGAGCTTCACGGTCGTCATCCCGGCACGGGCGGCGTCTACCCGCCTGCCCGGCAAGCCTTTACTGGATATTGCTGGCCTGCCCATGGTGGTTCGAACCGCCCGCCAGGCCGCCCAGTCCGGTGCCGACCGCATCCTGATCGCCACTGACCACCCCGACATCCTGCAGGCAGCCAAGCAGCACCACATCGAGGCCTTGCTGACCCGCGCCGATCACCCCACCGGCACCGACCGCCTGGCCGAGGTCGCCGAAGCGCTGTCACTGGCCGACGATGCCATCATCGTCAACGTCCAGGGCGACGAACCCCTGATCGACCCACGGCTGATCGACGCCGTGGCGGGCCTGCTGCAACAACACCCCGACGCGGCCATCACCACTTGCGCGGCCCCGATCACAGATACCGACACTTTGTTCGATCCCAACGCCGTCAAGGTCGTCTGCGATCACCAGCAGCGCGCGCTATATTTTTCCCGGGCCCCCATCCCCTGGGCCCGCGATGCCCTGGCCGACGGCCAGCAACGCCTGGCACCCGACCTGCCGGCCTGGCATCACATCGGCCTGTATGCCTATCGTGCGGGCTTTCTGAAAACTTTCCCGCAACTGCCTCCAGGCCGACTCGAGCGCATCGAATCCCTGGAACAATTACGCGCCCTCGAACAGGGCTTCCCGATTTACGTACACCAGACCCAGGCCCACCCCGCACCCGGTGTGGATACCGCTCAGGATCTGGCGCGCGTTCGTGCCCTGCTGGGCCAAAAATAAGAATTGTGTGCAATCTGTCCATGCAGGGTGTGCTGCATTGCGGCATAATCAAAAAAATTTGAAAAACTCAGGAGGAAAATCATGCGTTTAATTCTGCTAGGCCCCCCGGGGGCTGGTAAAGGCACTCAGGCTGCGTACATCACCGAAGCCTTCGGCATTCCGCAGATTTCGACGGGCGACATGCTGCGCGCCGCCGTCAAGGCGCAGACCCCCTTGGGGCTGGAGGCCAAGAAAATCATGGACCAGGGCGGCCTGGTTTCCGACGACATCATCATCGGCCTGGTACGCGACCGCCTGCAGCAGTCCGACTGCCAGACAGGCTACCTGTTCGATGGCTTCCCACGCACCATCCCCCAGGCGGACGCCCTGAAACACGCCCAGGTGACCTTGGACTACGTGATCGAAATCAGCGTACCCGAAGAAAACATCATCGAACGCATGAGCGGGCGCCGGGTCCACGTGGCCAGTGGCCGCACCTATCACACCACATTCAATCCACCAAAAAACGAAGGTCTGGATGACGAGACCGGCGAGCCCCTGATCCAGCGCGACGATGACCGCGAGGAAACCGTGCGCCACCGCCTGTCCGTCTATCGTGACCAGACCAGCCCCCTGGTTGACTACTACTCTCAGTGGGCCAAACAAGGCGACCCCGCAGCACCACACTATGCCAAGATTTCGGGCGTCGGCTCTGTGAACGAGATTCGCGACCGCATCCTGGGCATTTTGCGCGCCCACTCGGCTGCCTGATCTCGGAGATTCATCATGGATATACGCGACCAAGTCATTCTGATCACGGGGGGGGCTTCCGGCCTGGGGGCCGGCACCGCCCGCGCGCTGGCCGCTCAGGGCGCCCGCCTCATCCTGGCCGATGTCCAGGACGAGGCAGGCCAGGCACTGGCGGCAGAGCTCGGCCAGACCTACCTCCACTGCGATGTCACCTCAGAAGCCGACGCACAGGCAGCAGTTGATGCCGCTGTCGCGGCTGGCACGCTGCGCTGCCTGATCAACTGTGCCGGTATTGCCCCGGCCGCCCGGATTGTCGGCAAATCCGGCCCCCACGACCTCGCCTTGTTTCGCCGTGTCATCGACATCAATCTGGTGGGTTCGTTCAACATGGCACGTCTGGCAGCCCAGGTCATGACGACCAACACGCCACAGAATACCGGCGAACGCGGGCTCATCATCAACACCGCCTCCGTCGCTGCCTACGATGGCCAGATCGGCCAGGCTGCCTATGCCGCCTCCAAAGCCGGCATCGTTGGCATGACCCTGTCCATCGCCCGAGATCTCGCCCGGCTGGGGATACGCTGCATGACCATCGCACCGGGCATCTTCGGCACGCCGATGCTGTTTGGCATGCCCCAGGAAGTCCAGGACTCCCTGGCCGCCAGCGTACCATTCCCATCCCGTCTGGGCCGCCCCGAGGACTATGCAAAACTCGTCCTCAGCATCCTGGACAACGAGATGCTGAACGGCGAAACCATCCGTCTGGACGGCGCCATCCGCATGGCACCAAAGTAAAATGCCCCCACGCTGCGCGGGCTACGCCCCCTTGCTGCCCCCCAAGGGGGCTGTTTTTGCCTTGGGGCGGCCCGGCGGCAAAAATATGCCCCCACGCTGCACGGGCGTCCAGCAATGGGGCTGATGCGTTCGGCTGCTACGATTAGCGGCCTGACTTTGTTTTCCCGTGTGACCGGCATGCTGCGCGATGTGTTGATCGCCAGCGTGTACGGGGCCGGCCCGCTGACGGATGCGTTCTGGGTGGCTTTTCGCATCCCGAATCTGCTGCGACGCCTGTTTGCCGAAGGCGCTTTTTCTCAGGCCTTCGTGCCCATTCTTGGCGAAATCCGCCAACGTGACAGCCATGAACATCTACGCCGCCTGCTGGATCGGGTGGCGCTGCTGCTGTTCGTCATCCTATGTGCCGTTACCCTGGTCGGCATGGTGGGAGCAGGCTGGGTGGTCACCGCCATGGCCAGCGGCATGCGCACGGCGGCACGCGCCGACGAATTCCACGAAGCCATCTGGATGACACGGCTGATGTTTCCTTACATCATCTGCATGTCGCTGGTGGCCTTCGCCTCGGGCGTACTCAATACCTTCAGCCGGTTTGCCATCCCGGCTTTCACGCCAGTACTGCTGAACCTGTCCATGATCGGCGCCAGCCTGCTGCTGACGAAGCATCTGCAGCAACCCATCCACGCGCTGGCTATCGGCGTGCTGATCGGCGGCGTGCTGCAGTTGCTTGTCCAATGGGCAGCCCTGGGACGGCTTGGGCTGCTGCCACGTTACGGTCAGGGGCTGCGGGCCGCCTGGCAGGACCCCATCGTCCACCGCATCATGCGCCAGATGCTGCCTGCCATCCTGGGGGTGTCCGTCGCCCAGCTATCCCTCTTGATCAACACCAATATTGCCACCTGGCTGACACCGGGCAGCGTGACCTGGCTGTCCTTTGCAGACCGCCTGATGGAGTTTCCCACCGCCTTGCTGGGGGTGGCGCTAGGCACCGTCCTGCTGCCCAGCCTGTCAGCCGCCCACGCCAGCGACGACCATCGTGCTTACAACGCCTTGCTGGATTGGGGGTTGCGCCTGGTGCTGCTGCTGGGCCTGCCCGCCGCCCTGGGCATGGCCATGCTGTCCGATGGACTGGTGGCGACCTTATTCAATTATGGGGCGTTTTCAGCGACCGACGTGGCCCAGACCCGCCTGGCCGTCACGGCCTACGCCGCCGGCCTGCTGGGATTATTGGCCATCAAGATCCTGGCCCCCGGTTTTTATGCCAAACAAGACATCCGCACACCGGTACGCATCGCCATCGCCGTGTTGATCTTTACCCAGTTGATGAACCTGGCCCTGGTGCCGTGGCTGGCGCACGCCGGCCTGGCGCTGTCCATCGGCTTGGGGGCCAGTGTCAACGCACTTGTTCTGGTGGTGCTGCTGCGCCGCCGACAGCTATACACCCCCCTGCCCGGCTGGCCTCGATTCACCCTGAAGCTGCTGCCTGCCCTGGCGGCGCTGGGTGCCGTGCTGTACTGGGCCAATCTGCAGCTGGACTGGATCGCCCTGGGCACGCACCCCGCCCAGCGAGTCGCCTGGCTGATGGGGGTACTGGTGGCATGCATTCTGGCGTACTTCAGCACCTTGTTTTTATTCGGTTTTCGACCTAAAGACTTTACACGTCGCCAAGCCTAGGATAAACTTACTGTCTTTGCCAAGCAGGGCAAGCTTCCGTTTCCATTTTTGCAAATCAGATAATAATCTATGGCTAATTCCGCA belongs to Castellaniella sp. and includes:
- a CDS encoding 3-hydroxyacyl-CoA dehydrogenase; translation: MDIRDQVILITGGASGLGAGTARALAAQGARLILADVQDEAGQALAAELGQTYLHCDVTSEADAQAAVDAAVAAGTLRCLINCAGIAPAARIVGKSGPHDLALFRRVIDINLVGSFNMARLAAQVMTTNTPQNTGERGLIINTASVAAYDGQIGQAAYAASKAGIVGMTLSIARDLARLGIRCMTIAPGIFGTPMLFGMPQEVQDSLAASVPFPSRLGRPEDYAKLVLSILDNEMLNGETIRLDGAIRMAPK
- the kdsB gene encoding 3-deoxy-manno-octulosonate cytidylyltransferase; translated protein: MLQILVCPICKGALRHDREAQELICSPDRLAFPVRDGVPVMLPSEARTLDQPPPTGMSFTVVIPARAASTRLPGKPLLDIAGLPMVVRTARQAAQSGADRILIATDHPDILQAAKQHHIEALLTRADHPTGTDRLAEVAEALSLADDAIIVNVQGDEPLIDPRLIDAVAGLLQQHPDAAITTCAAPITDTDTLFDPNAVKVVCDHQQRALYFSRAPIPWARDALADGQQRLAPDLPAWHHIGLYAYRAGFLKTFPQLPPGRLERIESLEQLRALEQGFPIYVHQTQAHPAPGVDTAQDLARVRALLGQK
- the adk gene encoding adenylate kinase, with amino-acid sequence MRLILLGPPGAGKGTQAAYITEAFGIPQISTGDMLRAAVKAQTPLGLEAKKIMDQGGLVSDDIIIGLVRDRLQQSDCQTGYLFDGFPRTIPQADALKHAQVTLDYVIEISVPEENIIERMSGRRVHVASGRTYHTTFNPPKNEGLDDETGEPLIQRDDDREETVRHRLSVYRDQTSPLVDYYSQWAKQGDPAAPHYAKISGVGSVNEIRDRILGILRAHSAA
- the murJ gene encoding murein biosynthesis integral membrane protein MurJ, whose amino-acid sequence is MGLMRSAATISGLTLFSRVTGMLRDVLIASVYGAGPLTDAFWVAFRIPNLLRRLFAEGAFSQAFVPILGEIRQRDSHEHLRRLLDRVALLLFVILCAVTLVGMVGAGWVVTAMASGMRTAARADEFHEAIWMTRLMFPYIICMSLVAFASGVLNTFSRFAIPAFTPVLLNLSMIGASLLLTKHLQQPIHALAIGVLIGGVLQLLVQWAALGRLGLLPRYGQGLRAAWQDPIVHRIMRQMLPAILGVSVAQLSLLINTNIATWLTPGSVTWLSFADRLMEFPTALLGVALGTVLLPSLSAAHASDDHRAYNALLDWGLRLVLLLGLPAALGMAMLSDGLVATLFNYGAFSATDVAQTRLAVTAYAAGLLGLLAIKILAPGFYAKQDIRTPVRIAIAVLIFTQLMNLALVPWLAHAGLALSIGLGASVNALVLVVLLRRRQLYTPLPGWPRFTLKLLPALAALGAVLYWANLQLDWIALGTHPAQRVAWLMGVLVACILAYFSTLFLFGFRPKDFTRRQA
- a CDS encoding biopolymer transporter ExbD, encoding MNFHHRRTHDEPEINLIPLIDVLLVILIFLAASTSFNRVRQLTVALPQAQAEASDTSPALELTISRDGQYALDGRFLSATDQAILTNALQQAAAQQPDSALRINADGQTPHAAVVLALESARQAGLARVYFLTEAGP
- the lpxK gene encoding tetraacyldisaccharide 4'-kinase, with translation MSKPHAAAGRRWLEDWLQTIWRSQGPVSTLLLPLARLYGAVSRQRMAQQARHAWRAPVPVIVIGNILVGGTGKTPVTQAVCQALLAHGHHPGLISRGYGSRIGTEPHLSDSHQDSNWLGDEPALLHAATGAPVAVHPQRALAARALLAAHPEIDVLIADDGLQHRALARDLEIIVQDSRGIGNGRLLPAGPLRELPARLTQANWLITHLAPHEANASLGSQPAGVAQITMRLQPDYLIQVSTQTRLSWPDWQARFGHEICHAAAGIGQPQRFFQMLRHAGLTLGQTLASPDHQAPDPAQLRALPPGPILITAKDAVKYTDPDDHRLWTVYPTPRFSDPNWLDALVRQI
- a CDS encoding MotA/TolQ/ExbB proton channel family protein — its product is MLDIIDAAGWPIWLLIITSIITLALIIERALALRSSLVMPSGLPEQVLELMRRQQDDPEAILRLARGSAMGRILAEVAAQRHQDESWRQDAIESVGRDVSWRLNRYLAGLATISVIAPLLGLFGTVVGMIEIFGAYDPTGGDPALLAHGISIALYNTGFGILIAIPALAFHRYFRSRVEYYLHTMEREASTLNRLINRRAQP